A genome region from Mesorhizobium sp. B2-1-8 includes the following:
- a CDS encoding ABC transporter substrate-binding protein has product MLKSKSAWLSGLFLAGALMVNAGSAAADQIRIGIANFGEHPQLNAAIAGFKKALTDKGFVEGKDVVYTESHTNFDASLVPQMIAKLQAEQPKLIYTITTPVSQIAKKALAGSGIPIVFAAVTDPVAAKLVPSWDSGDEGMTGASDLQDVAAVMAFTKKLLPNAKRFGVPYNPGEANDVALVEKIKAAAPAAGFEVVEVGIDNVNDIQQRIASLAGKADVIYGPASNLIQPAIAAVSAAARQAGIPVVNSDDSAVRNGTVPASFAVNYTQVGINAGNIAAEILKGKDPKTIAPSRPAYKDHMATISRKAMAAFGIEIPASMADCGCIVD; this is encoded by the coding sequence ATGTTGAAGTCGAAATCCGCTTGGTTGTCGGGTTTGTTCCTGGCCGGCGCATTGATGGTGAATGCCGGCAGTGCCGCCGCCGATCAGATACGCATCGGCATCGCCAATTTCGGCGAGCACCCCCAGCTCAACGCCGCCATAGCCGGCTTCAAGAAGGCGCTGACGGACAAGGGCTTCGTCGAGGGCAAGGACGTCGTCTATACGGAGAGCCATACGAATTTCGATGCATCGCTGGTGCCGCAGATGATCGCCAAGCTGCAGGCGGAGCAGCCCAAGCTGATCTACACCATCACCACGCCGGTCTCGCAGATTGCCAAGAAGGCGCTCGCGGGCTCCGGCATTCCGATCGTCTTTGCCGCGGTCACCGATCCGGTGGCAGCCAAGCTGGTACCGTCATGGGACTCCGGAGACGAAGGCATGACCGGCGCCAGCGACCTGCAGGACGTCGCCGCGGTAATGGCCTTCACCAAGAAGCTGCTGCCGAATGCCAAGCGCTTTGGCGTGCCTTACAATCCGGGCGAGGCCAACGACGTTGCCTTGGTCGAAAAGATCAAGGCGGCGGCACCCGCCGCCGGCTTCGAGGTCGTGGAAGTCGGCATCGACAACGTCAATGACATCCAGCAGCGCATCGCCTCGCTCGCCGGCAAGGCCGACGTGATCTACGGCCCGGCTTCGAACCTGATCCAGCCGGCGATCGCCGCTGTCTCCGCGGCTGCCCGCCAGGCCGGTATTCCGGTCGTAAATTCCGATGACAGCGCGGTCCGCAACGGCACCGTGCCGGCAAGCTTCGCGGTCAATTATACGCAGGTCGGTATCAACGCCGGCAACATCGCAGCCGAAATCCTGAAGGGCAAGGACCCCAAGACGATCGCGCCGTCGCGCCCCGCCTACAAGGACCACATGGCGACGATCTCGCGCAAGGCGATGGCGGCGTTCGGCATCGAGATACCGGCTTCGATGGCCGATTGCGGCTGCATCGTCGACTGA
- a CDS encoding ABC transporter ATP-binding protein, which yields MLEIRSARKVFYKGQADEKVALDGLSLSLATGEFGIVIGSNGAGKSSMLNAISGALILDSGQILINGADVTGMPVHKRAAKLARVFQDPMRGTAASMTVAENMLLADLRSSKRTLRQGLNATRLASYRERLSILGLGLENRLDTRVDLLSGGQRQSLSLIMAVGGSPDLLLLDEHTAALDPRTAEIVMQATVRAVSALKLTTLMVTHNMQHAVDYGSRVIMLDAGRVLLEVTGEEKARVTVIDLIGHFSVKTDRMLLAS from the coding sequence ATGCTCGAGATCCGATCCGCGCGCAAAGTGTTCTACAAGGGCCAGGCCGACGAGAAGGTCGCGCTGGACGGTCTCAGCCTGTCGCTGGCCACGGGCGAGTTCGGCATCGTCATCGGCTCCAACGGAGCCGGCAAGAGCAGCATGCTCAATGCCATTTCCGGCGCCCTGATCCTCGATTCCGGCCAGATCCTGATCAACGGCGCCGATGTGACTGGCATGCCCGTGCACAAGCGCGCCGCGAAACTGGCTCGCGTGTTCCAGGACCCGATGCGCGGTACCGCCGCCAGCATGACGGTCGCGGAAAACATGCTGCTGGCTGATTTGCGCAGCAGCAAGCGCACCTTGCGCCAGGGGCTGAACGCCACCCGGCTTGCGTCCTACAGGGAGCGCCTGTCGATACTGGGCCTCGGCCTCGAAAATCGTCTCGACACGCGCGTCGACCTGCTCTCGGGCGGGCAGCGGCAATCCCTGTCTCTGATCATGGCAGTCGGCGGATCGCCGGACCTGCTGCTGCTCGACGAGCATACCGCGGCACTCGATCCGCGCACGGCCGAGATCGTCATGCAGGCAACGGTGCGCGCCGTCAGCGCATTGAAGCTGACGACCTTGATGGTGACCCACAACATGCAACACGCCGTCGACTATGGCAGCCGGGTGATCATGCTCGACGCCGGCCGTGTCCTCCTGGAGGTCACAGGCGAAGAGAAGGCGAGGGTCACGGTTATCGATCTGATCGGCCATTTCTCCGTCAAGACCGACCGCATGCTGCTGGCGAGCTGA